One Buteo buteo chromosome 4, bButBut1.hap1.1, whole genome shotgun sequence DNA segment encodes these proteins:
- the NKX6-2 gene encoding homeobox protein Nkx-6.2, with protein sequence MLAVGQMDANRQSAFVLSSTPLAALHNMAEMKTSLFPYTLQNPSGFKAPALGGLNTQLPLGTPHGISDILGRPVGTASNLLGGLPRINGLAASAGMYFNPAAVSRYPKPLAELPGRPPIFWPGVVQGSPWRDPRLACPAQTGMVLDKDGKKKHSRPTFSGQQIFALEKTFEQTKYLAGPERARLAYSLGMTESQVKVWFQNRRTKWRKRHAAEMASAKKKHDSETEKLKESSDNEDDDEYNKPLDPNSDDEKITRLLKKHKSTNLSLVSPCSTSSDTL encoded by the exons ATGTTAGCGGTGGGGCAGATGGATGCTAATCGCCAGAGCGCGTTCGTCCTCAGCAGTACGCCGCTGGCCGCGCTGCACAACATGGCCGAGATGAAGACCTCCCTCTTCCCCTACACCCTGCAGAACCCCTCCGGCTTCAAGGCGCCGGCCCTGGGCGGACTCAACACGCAGCTCCCCTTGGGGACGCCGCACGGAATAAGCGACATCCTGGGGCGGCCCGTGGGCACCGCCAGCAACCTGCTGGGCGGGCTGCCCCGCATCAACGGACTGGCGGCCTCGGCGGGGATGTACTTCAACCCCGCGGCCGTCTCCCGCTACCCGAAGCCGCTGGCCGAGCTGCCGGGGCGGCCGCCCATTTTCTGGCCGGGAGTGGTGCAGGGCTCGCCCTGGAGAGACCCCCGGCTCGCCTGTCCCG CTCAGACGGGCATGGTTTTGGACAAGGACGGCAAGAAGAAACACTCGCGACCGACTTTCTCTGGGCAGCAGATTTTTGCCTTGGAGAAAACCTTCGAACAGACGAAATACCTGGCAGGACCGGAGAGAGCCCGCCTCGCCTATTCCCTAGGGATGACCGAGAGCCAAGTGAAG GTCTGGTTCCAGAACAGACGGACCAAGTGGCGGAAGCGGCACGCGGCGGAGATGGCCTCAGCGAAGAAGAAGCATGACTCGGAGACGGAGAAGCTGAAGGAGAGCTCGGACAATGAGGACGATGACGAATACAACAAGCCCCTGGACCCCAACTCAGACGACGAAAAAATCACGAGGCTATTGAAAAAGCACAAATCCACGAACCTGTCCCTCGTCAGCCCCTGCAGCACCAGCTCGGACACCTTGTGA